A portion of the Schistocerca americana isolate TAMUIC-IGC-003095 chromosome 10, iqSchAmer2.1, whole genome shotgun sequence genome contains these proteins:
- the LOC124552647 gene encoding uncharacterized protein LOC124552647, with protein MRRLVHCLLVCLRLKLEQLINRLKLEQLINRLKLEQLINRLKLEQLINRLKLEQLINRLKLEQLINRLKLEQLINRLKLEQLINRLKLEQLINRLKLEQLINRLKLEQLINRLKLEQLINRLKLEQLINRLKLEQLINRLKLEQLINRLKLEQLINRLKLEQLINRLKLEQLINRLKLEQLINRLKLEQLINRLKLEQLINRLKLEQLINRLKLEQLINRSFCVSRFD; from the coding sequence ATGAGAAGACTTGTACATTGTCTTTTAGTGTGtcttcggctgaagttggaacagctgattaatcggctgaagttggaacagctgattaatcggctgaagttggaacagctgattaatcggctgaagttggaacagctgattaatcggctgaagttggaacagctgattaatcggctgaagttggaacagctgattaatcggctgaagttggaacagctgattaatcggctgaagttggaacagctgattaatcggctgaagttggaacagctgattaatcggctgaagttggaacagctgattaatcggctgaagttggaacagctgattaatcggctgaagttggaacagctgattaatcggctgaagttggaacagctgattaatcggctgaagttggaacagctgattaatcggctgaagttggaacagctgattaatcggctgaagttggaacagctgattaatcggctgaagttggaacagctgattaatcggctgaagttggaacagctgattaatcggctgaagttggaacagctgattaatcggctgaagttggaacagctgattaatcggctgaagttggaacagctgattaatcggctgaagttggaacagctgattaatcggctgaagttggaacagctgattaatcgttcATTCTGTGTTAGTAGATTTGATTAG